The following proteins are co-located in the Candidatus Bathyarchaeota archaeon genome:
- a CDS encoding NAD-dependent epimerase/dehydratase family protein — MTKLITGGTGFVGSELAKMLVSRGEEVVLFDIAPRYESIQSIKEKVKVVRGDLANWSEVLNAVRNNKIKSIFHLGAMLSLPSDSNPWGSYRVNANGMMHVLEAARLFNVDKVIFSGTIAIYASQADVPIEIDESTIQKAESMYGLTKLFGELLGKFYAKKFGLDFRGVRFPTVVGPGAKTKHMAQYMAWMIDHALADKPFEIWVEEDTRIPGFYYKDAANALLMLHDAPAENIKTRVYNLAGISLTAKEFADNVKKHIPSANLSFKPDPEVMKMVGKGYGNIDESCAKDEWGWKIKYDMESMIKDFKKEYKKY, encoded by the coding sequence ATGACAAAATTAATCACAGGCGGAACTGGATTTGTTGGGAGCGAACTTGCAAAAATGCTCGTCAGTAGGGGGGAAGAAGTTGTTCTTTTCGATATTGCCCCCCGCTATGAATCTATTCAATCTATCAAAGAGAAAGTAAAAGTAGTACGTGGGGACTTGGCAAACTGGTCTGAAGTTCTTAATGCGGTAAGGAATAATAAAATAAAAAGTATCTTCCATCTAGGAGCTATGCTTAGCCTTCCATCCGATTCCAATCCATGGGGATCCTACAGAGTGAATGCAAATGGAATGATGCATGTTCTCGAAGCTGCAAGGCTTTTCAATGTAGATAAAGTAATATTTTCAGGTACTATCGCTATTTATGCTTCGCAAGCAGATGTACCGATAGAAATCGATGAGTCGACTATTCAAAAAGCAGAAAGCATGTATGGTTTGACAAAGTTATTCGGAGAATTGCTTGGTAAATTTTATGCAAAAAAATTTGGGCTTGATTTTAGGGGCGTTAGATTCCCAACAGTAGTAGGTCCAGGAGCAAAAACTAAACATATGGCTCAATATATGGCGTGGATGATTGATCATGCTTTAGCGGATAAACCATTTGAAATATGGGTTGAAGAAGATACTAGAATCCCTGGCTTTTACTATAAAGATGCTGCCAATGCATTACTAATGTTACATGATGCTCCTGCTGAAAATATTAAAACTAGAGTTTATAATCTTGCCGGCATATCATTGACAGCAAAAGAGTTTGCTGACAATGTAAAGAAACATATTCCATCAGCTAACCTCTCATTCAAACCTGATCCAGAGGTCATGAAAATGGTAGGTAAAGGTTATGGAAATATTGATGAGAGTTGCGCAAAAGATGAGTGGGGATGGAAAATCAAATACGATATGGAAAGCATGATCAAAGATTTTAAGAAAGAGTATAAGAAATACTAA
- a CDS encoding DUF4389 domain-containing protein, which yields MSPEKIQELWPYKDKASRLELIIRWFYGIVIAIVYWIWGIWISIVMFLHFFYILLLGRRSPTFYEHTRRYVNAFTIMNYYLMYLTDDRPTLTPDTILHYEKVERMQPSLITSKAKFCGSCGVELPSGAVFCSNCGAKRK from the coding sequence ATGAGCCCCGAAAAAATTCAGGAGTTATGGCCGTATAAAGATAAAGCCTCAAGACTAGAACTTATAATCCGATGGTTCTACGGAATAGTAATCGCTATTGTTTACTGGATTTGGGGTATTTGGATAAGTATAGTTATGTTCTTACATTTCTTTTATATACTGCTTTTAGGTCGTAGAAGCCCAACATTTTATGAACATACAAGAAGATATGTAAACGCTTTTACAATAATGAATTATTATTTAATGTATTTGACAGATGATAGACCAACTCTAACACCTGATACAATACTTCATTATGAAAAAGTCGAAAGAATGCAACCATCTCTTATCACTTCTAAAGCAAAATTCTGCGGCTCATGTGGAGTCGAATTGCCATCAGGGGCTGTTTTCTGTTCTAATTGTGGAGCCAAACGTAAATAA
- a CDS encoding class I SAM-dependent methyltransferase, with protein MATYVLMRILESAPKRYDRGIRILKFGKLDLAYDRMMSYVEEEDKVLDLGCGTGALSLRAAKKGANVKGIDVNSQMLEIAKKRVVEANLTRNLELCEMGVAEIAKEKSESYDVVMAGLCFSELTKDELIYALKEVKRILKPEGFLLITDEVVPKTIFKRALNYLIRFPLVIITYLITQSITTPIKGLQELVKEEGLLVESIKLNEIENFIELVGKKSKE; from the coding sequence ATGGCTACATATGTTTTAATGAGGATTCTGGAATCAGCTCCAAAAAGATATGACAGGGGTATTCGAATCCTTAAGTTTGGTAAACTGGATCTGGCATACGATCGTATGATGTCTTATGTAGAAGAAGAAGATAAGGTACTTGATCTTGGTTGCGGAACTGGAGCATTGTCTTTAAGGGCCGCCAAAAAGGGTGCAAACGTGAAAGGCATAGATGTAAACTCTCAAATGTTAGAAATTGCAAAAAAGCGGGTGGTTGAAGCTAATCTTACACGAAACCTAGAGTTATGTGAGATGGGTGTTGCTGAGATTGCTAAAGAAAAATCAGAGAGCTATGATGTGGTTATGGCGGGTCTCTGTTTCTCTGAATTAACTAAGGATGAATTAATCTATGCTCTTAAAGAGGTTAAAAGAATCTTAAAACCAGAGGGATTTCTTCTCATTACAGATGAAGTTGTACCTAAGACTATCTTTAAAAGGGCACTTAATTATCTGATAAGATTTCCTCTCGTAATAATTACCTACCTGATTACACAATCGATTACAACGCCAATAAAAGGCTTGCAAGAATTGGTGAAAGAAGAAGGATTGTTAGTAGAATCAATCAAGTTGAATGAAATAGAGAATTTTATTGAGCTAGTAGGAAAAAAATCAAAAGAGTAA
- a CDS encoding PrsW family glutamic-type intramembrane protease, producing the protein MVLSTFFLGMFSIIPAIILEEIGFYLIPESDYVFVILIHSFITIGLSEELCKFSAMIPSFRSIEFNEVMDGIVYGASAALGFATIENIFYVLDGGVSTGILRAIFSIPSHALDGVVMGYFIGLAKFNEAKRLKLIVTGLGLSVILHGFWDFFSMTGLMLGILILYIIGWSLFFRYRKLALRKSFFRNKYCVKCGATLNKEYKYCIKCGELMNPNYKVSTKKII; encoded by the coding sequence ATGGTTCTTTCAACTTTTTTTCTAGGCATGTTTTCAATTATCCCGGCAATAATATTAGAAGAAATTGGATTTTATCTAATTCCTGAATCTGATTATGTCTTTGTTATATTAATCCATTCATTCATAACTATTGGTCTTTCAGAGGAATTATGCAAATTCAGCGCAATGATACCTTCTTTCAGATCTATCGAGTTTAATGAAGTTATGGATGGAATCGTATATGGTGCCTCAGCAGCATTAGGCTTCGCAACAATAGAAAATATTTTTTATGTATTAGATGGCGGAGTTTCCACAGGAATTCTAAGAGCAATATTTTCTATCCCCAGTCATGCATTAGATGGTGTTGTAATGGGTTATTTTATTGGATTAGCAAAATTTAATGAAGCCAAAAGATTGAAACTTATCGTTACTGGTTTGGGCTTATCTGTAATACTTCACGGTTTTTGGGATTTTTTCAGCATGACAGGATTAATGCTAGGAATATTGATTCTATACATTATTGGTTGGTCATTATTTTTTAGATATAGGAAGTTGGCATTAAGGAAATCTTTTTTTCGAAACAAATATTGTGTTAAATGTGGTGCAACTTTGAATAAAGAATATAAATACTGTATTAAATGCGGTGAATTGATGAATCCAAATTATAAAGTATCAACTAAAAAGATTATTTAG
- a CDS encoding TldD/PmbA family protein — translation MNHEKLAKLIVEEAIKRGVDDVAVLNSLEKSRMVRFSNNEITVVKSWKNLVTNLMIGKKSRVAVSSFSEISFDKIKNNIQDLVKIAESSKPKQDYVSLPTGPFKYKSRQIDENLSSISVSELINYSQRAIEGALDEGAKRVAGTLIFNHDDIVLSTSSESFGRDRTQSLEIFVRSFITKEASGQGISCSTNKKDFNPDFAGLESAKIAKMAKNPKTISSGRYDVIFGPSIFANLMNNVMDAASAFNVDAGLSFLNDEIGSEVASNQLTIIDDGTISDGPNSRAFDDEGIPTKKTEVIEDGKLKSLLHNSTTAKKFNTPSTGNAGWIAPSDWNIMIKEGSCSEDEIFEKLDNGLYITNNWYTRFQDYRNGDFSTVPRDGIFEIKNGKIASSVKNIRISDNMLKIIRNIKEISDKRYWVRWWEVSTPTFTPYALVEKVGITKSVF, via the coding sequence TTGAATCATGAAAAATTAGCTAAGTTGATCGTTGAGGAGGCCATTAAGCGAGGAGTCGATGATGTAGCAGTTTTAAACTCTTTGGAAAAGTCAAGAATGGTTAGATTTTCAAATAATGAAATTACAGTAGTAAAATCTTGGAAAAATTTAGTTACAAACTTGATGATAGGAAAGAAAAGTCGAGTTGCTGTGAGTAGTTTCAGTGAAATTTCTTTTGATAAGATAAAAAATAACATTCAGGATTTAGTAAAAATTGCTGAGAGTTCTAAACCGAAACAGGATTACGTTTCACTTCCGACTGGGCCTTTCAAATATAAAAGCAGACAGATAGATGAGAATTTATCATCAATATCTGTTTCTGAGCTGATCAATTATTCTCAAAGAGCCATTGAAGGTGCTTTAGATGAAGGAGCAAAAAGGGTTGCTGGAACCTTAATCTTCAATCATGATGATATCGTACTTAGTACCTCATCTGAATCTTTTGGAAGGGATAGAACCCAATCCTTAGAAATTTTTGTTAGATCATTTATAACAAAAGAAGCCTCGGGTCAAGGGATTTCATGCTCAACAAACAAGAAAGATTTCAATCCTGATTTTGCTGGCTTAGAATCTGCTAAAATAGCAAAAATGGCGAAAAATCCTAAGACTATCTCAAGTGGAAGATACGATGTAATATTTGGCCCTAGTATATTTGCAAATTTGATGAATAATGTCATGGACGCTGCATCAGCTTTTAACGTAGATGCTGGCCTCTCATTCCTAAATGATGAGATTGGAAGTGAAGTTGCATCAAACCAGCTGACAATAATTGATGATGGAACTATTTCCGACGGCCCTAATTCAAGAGCATTCGATGATGAAGGGATTCCAACTAAAAAGACAGAAGTCATAGAAGATGGAAAATTAAAAAGCTTATTACATAATTCGACTACTGCAAAAAAGTTCAATACTCCATCTACTGGAAATGCCGGGTGGATAGCTCCTTCAGATTGGAATATTATGATAAAAGAAGGAAGTTGTAGTGAAGATGAAATATTTGAAAAATTAGACAACGGATTATATATTACAAATAATTGGTATACTCGCTTCCAAGACTATAGAAATGGAGATTTTTCAACAGTTCCTCGAGACGGTATTTTTGAAATTAAAAACGGGAAAATAGCGTCTTCAGTAAAGAACATTAGAATAAGCGATAATATGCTAAAAATAATCAGAAATATTAAAGAAATTTCTGATAAAAGATATTGGGTGAGATGGTGGGAGGTATCAACACCTACTTTTACTCCATACGCGTTAGTAGAGAAGGTTGGAATCACAAAATCTGTATTTTAA
- a CDS encoding 4Fe-4S binding protein, producing the protein MNSFNYILVNIIETLLRMLPFPCKTGLIRIGNPNRNSPVFLTCNYHLTVERVKRALKGIDAFLLVANSRGVNVWCAATGGLFTSHDVISVLKTSGIEGFVEHRNVIMPQLAATGIEPKIIQKRTGWKSIWGPVYAKDIRHFMENTFKKTLQMREVRFPLSQRIEMAIAWAFPISVILSLTMIPLWREAIFFLILLIWGLSLAIFLTFPFYTHLLSSKGRRIGFVFFDFGRGGFQLILWGILTLCLVAYKIMVVDLNWVSIFHWGLIFFIVVLVVSLDLMGSTPIYKSGLHEDRLLNIILNRKKCKGAGFCEQICPRNCYELDKIRKITTISRADQCVQCGACIVQCPFDALYFKNPRAEIILPETIRKFKLNMMGKRSVRASMKKMET; encoded by the coding sequence ATGAATTCCTTCAATTATATCTTAGTAAATATAATTGAAACTTTATTGAGAATGCTTCCATTCCCATGTAAAACAGGTTTGATTAGAATCGGAAATCCAAATAGAAATTCACCTGTTTTCCTAACATGCAATTACCATTTAACTGTAGAAAGAGTAAAGAGAGCATTAAAGGGAATAGATGCTTTTCTTCTTGTAGCTAATAGCAGGGGAGTCAATGTATGGTGTGCGGCTACAGGGGGACTTTTCACAAGTCATGATGTTATTTCAGTATTAAAAACAAGTGGAATTGAAGGATTTGTAGAACATAGAAATGTGATAATGCCTCAGTTAGCTGCTACTGGCATTGAACCTAAAATTATACAGAAAAGGACTGGATGGAAGTCAATTTGGGGGCCAGTTTATGCTAAAGATATACGTCATTTTATGGAAAATACTTTCAAAAAGACTCTACAAATGCGGGAAGTCAGATTTCCATTATCACAACGAATAGAGATGGCAATAGCTTGGGCTTTTCCAATCTCTGTAATTTTGTCTCTTACCATGATCCCTCTATGGCGTGAAGCAATTTTCTTTTTGATTCTCTTAATTTGGGGATTGTCTTTGGCAATCTTCCTAACTTTTCCTTTCTACACTCATCTGCTAAGTTCAAAAGGAAGAAGGATCGGCTTTGTTTTTTTCGACTTTGGCAGAGGGGGATTTCAGCTGATATTATGGGGCATTCTAACGCTTTGTCTAGTTGCCTATAAAATTATGGTTGTTGATTTAAATTGGGTATCCATTTTCCACTGGGGATTAATTTTTTTCATTGTTGTTTTGGTTGTAAGCCTTGATTTAATGGGTAGCACGCCCATATACAAGAGTGGATTACATGAAGATAGATTGTTGAATATAATCCTTAATAGGAAAAAATGCAAAGGTGCTGGATTCTGTGAGCAGATTTGTCCGAGGAATTGCTATGAATTGGACAAGATAAGAAAAATAACAACAATATCGAGGGCAGATCAATGTGTTCAATGTGGTGCTTGTATCGTTCAATGTCCTTTTGATGCTTTGTATTTTAAAAATCCACGAGCGGAGATAATATTACCTGAGACTATTAGAAAATTTAAATTAAATATGATGGGTAAACGTTCGGTGCGAGCTAGTATGAAAAAAATGGAAACATAG
- a CDS encoding TldD/PmbA family protein — translation MEDLANFAIEHALSNGAKYAEARIQRDNGSAVMLKNGNPEVSSFVKKHGIGVRVLLNGAMSFASTNILDREHISEIVSEAISMAKSIGSKYRKEINFAHEKAVIDNWQVNPKEKVDSIDFDERFDILFEIEKATNSCCSDFKIPNRLFILEIEETEKLYVNSEGSRIRSKVPRNSFTYILTAFKSGKGTAQRINQKGESRGWEATKDWRLSEFIIDEAKTLGKILNEAKTFPAEKKIDILLGSEVVGIICHESCGHPFEADRIMGREAAEAGESFIDLEMKGQTIGSKFVTVVDDPTIQNSYGFYLYDDEGVKAGRRELIKNGEINSFLHNRQTASELGVGSNGSARSEAYGKEPIIRMANTFMDPGDYKFEELLEEVSDGIFIKNFMEWNIDDKRFNQRYVGLEAYEIKNGKLGDMIRNPVLEITTPGLYKSVDAVGKDLSFNAAICGKGDPAQGVPVWTGGPSIRLRNLRLGGLSG, via the coding sequence ATGGAAGATTTAGCAAATTTTGCAATTGAACATGCCCTTTCGAATGGAGCAAAATATGCTGAAGCAAGAATTCAAAGGGATAACGGTAGTGCAGTGATGCTTAAGAATGGGAATCCCGAAGTTTCGAGTTTTGTAAAAAAACATGGAATTGGTGTAAGAGTACTATTAAATGGTGCAATGAGTTTCGCCTCAACTAATATATTAGATCGGGAACACATTTCTGAAATTGTCTCCGAAGCAATATCTATGGCCAAATCGATTGGGAGTAAATATAGAAAAGAAATTAATTTTGCTCATGAAAAAGCTGTGATCGATAATTGGCAAGTTAATCCAAAAGAAAAAGTCGATTCGATCGATTTTGATGAGAGATTTGACATTCTGTTCGAAATTGAGAAAGCAACAAATTCATGTTGTAGCGATTTTAAAATTCCTAACAGGTTATTCATTTTAGAGATCGAAGAAACCGAAAAATTGTATGTAAATAGCGAAGGATCAAGAATACGAAGTAAAGTTCCAAGGAATTCCTTTACTTATATTCTAACTGCTTTCAAATCAGGAAAAGGCACTGCACAAAGGATCAATCAAAAAGGCGAGTCTAGAGGTTGGGAAGCTACAAAAGACTGGAGATTGAGTGAATTCATAATAGACGAAGCCAAAACTTTAGGCAAAATATTGAACGAAGCCAAAACTTTTCCAGCAGAAAAAAAAATTGACATTCTACTTGGGAGCGAGGTTGTAGGAATAATATGCCATGAATCTTGTGGGCATCCATTTGAAGCTGATAGAATAATGGGTAGGGAAGCAGCAGAAGCTGGAGAGTCCTTTATCGATCTTGAGATGAAAGGTCAAACAATCGGAAGCAAATTTGTAACTGTTGTAGATGATCCTACCATTCAAAACTCTTATGGATTTTATCTCTATGATGATGAAGGAGTAAAAGCTGGGAGAAGGGAACTAATCAAGAATGGAGAAATAAACAGTTTCTTACATAACAGACAAACAGCTTCTGAACTTGGAGTTGGAAGTAATGGTTCAGCAAGATCAGAAGCTTATGGTAAAGAGCCAATTATTAGAATGGCCAACACATTCATGGATCCAGGCGATTACAAGTTTGAGGAACTATTAGAAGAGGTCTCAGATGGTATTTTCATAAAGAATTTCATGGAATGGAACATTGATGACAAAAGATTCAATCAAAGATATGTTGGACTTGAAGCATATGAAATAAAAAATGGAAAATTAGGAGATATGATACGAAACCCAGTTTTAGAAATCACGACACCTGGATTATACAAAAGTGTTGATGCTGTAGGAAAGGATCTTTCATTTAATGCAGCTATATGTGGTAAAGGAGATCCTGCACAAGGAGTGCCGGTATGGACTGGAGGACCTAGTATAAGGCTTAGGAATCTAAGACTTGGAGGGCTCTCAGGTTGA